Proteins from a single region of Catenulispora acidiphila DSM 44928:
- a CDS encoding C39 family peptidase — protein MRTKLTPAALRRPVVGGAAVLLALGTGIGTAAAATPASAGTQTAAVTPDAGSVSHGSGWAELTPSQQGEQRNYWCGPAALVSTLKESGHGTRTQTWAAGVLGTTTNGTDMGGMLSALNAYSGGFKYDEVFESGAWSGYVSGYESHLKSDINSGNGLVGNAYEVPGGPHLAGHPNELIYHYIAIDGYFDSGATTHYADPATTVWSTVPAYSNISSSLLVRILGGRGYYW, from the coding sequence ATGAGAACCAAGCTCACCCCGGCGGCCCTGCGCCGGCCGGTCGTCGGCGGCGCGGCCGTCCTGCTCGCCCTCGGAACCGGCATCGGCACCGCCGCGGCCGCGACCCCGGCGAGCGCCGGCACGCAGACCGCCGCGGTGACCCCGGACGCCGGATCCGTGAGCCACGGCTCCGGCTGGGCCGAACTCACCCCCTCGCAGCAGGGCGAGCAGCGCAACTACTGGTGCGGTCCGGCCGCCCTGGTCTCGACGCTGAAGGAGAGCGGACACGGGACGCGCACCCAGACCTGGGCCGCCGGCGTGCTGGGCACCACCACGAACGGCACCGACATGGGCGGCATGCTCAGCGCCCTGAACGCCTACTCCGGCGGCTTCAAGTACGACGAGGTCTTCGAATCCGGCGCGTGGTCCGGCTACGTCTCCGGCTACGAGAGCCACCTGAAGTCGGACATCAACTCCGGCAACGGCCTGGTCGGCAACGCCTACGAGGTCCCCGGCGGCCCGCACCTGGCCGGTCACCCGAACGAACTGATCTACCACTACATCGCCATCGACGGGTACTTCGACAGCGGTGCGACCACGCACTACGCCGACCCCGCGACGACGGTCTGGAGCACGGTTCCGGCCTACTCCAATATCAGTTCCTCTTTGCTGGTGCGCATTTTGGGCGGTCGCGGATACTACTGGTAG
- a CDS encoding WD40 repeat domain-containing protein, which translates to MVTEQDLQEALADAVDDPAAERFTLGLSERALAEAAAASRWRRSMPGRRRRRRWVPVVAIGSAFAVAAAVGAVALGGAVGSGGGSPSTLAAPEMLANPLGQAGLVEFAVECFGDHGPKLDMSYVWDPTTRQYHGVPGDVQTSYLPSPDGKQALVVRGTASYVESWAVAPWSDAAAGRLTPHPSTNGGGMHWTADGKEVVSDLAWNVDKESGGPTLASRTADFYDPATGRRLASVALPQTVLTRVASGQWSIQEFQGDHGSVLFPLLSGDGSRLEYLNAQGVTVRTLTLQEGLPGNVANVPNHNLTESAQLSPDGRYLAEYDGSVIAVFDLQADGKRIGWMDIKAHLFTGWIGAHQLVTGVDRSEPSTSGSRDDPAPQTGHSPVYSILTPDLKVVQQATFVLPGDPRGTCATWPMSWAPTGQFPGAFVP; encoded by the coding sequence ATGGTGACGGAGCAGGATCTGCAGGAGGCGCTGGCCGATGCCGTCGACGATCCGGCGGCTGAGCGGTTCACGCTGGGGCTGTCGGAGCGGGCGCTCGCGGAGGCGGCCGCGGCTTCGCGGTGGCGGCGGTCGATGCCGGGCCGGCGGCGGAGGCGGAGGTGGGTGCCGGTCGTGGCGATCGGCTCGGCGTTCGCGGTGGCTGCGGCGGTCGGTGCGGTCGCGCTCGGCGGCGCGGTCGGATCCGGCGGCGGATCGCCGTCGACACTGGCGGCGCCGGAGATGCTCGCGAACCCGCTGGGCCAGGCCGGACTCGTCGAGTTCGCGGTGGAATGCTTCGGCGACCACGGCCCGAAGCTGGACATGTCCTACGTCTGGGACCCGACGACTCGGCAGTACCACGGCGTCCCGGGCGACGTGCAGACCAGCTACCTCCCGTCGCCCGACGGGAAGCAGGCTCTGGTGGTGCGGGGTACCGCGTCCTACGTGGAGTCGTGGGCGGTGGCACCGTGGTCGGACGCGGCGGCCGGACGCCTGACGCCGCACCCGAGTACCAACGGCGGCGGTATGCACTGGACCGCCGACGGCAAGGAAGTGGTGAGCGATCTGGCGTGGAACGTGGACAAGGAGAGCGGCGGACCCACACTCGCGAGCCGGACCGCCGATTTCTACGATCCGGCCACGGGCCGCCGCCTGGCCTCGGTCGCCCTCCCGCAGACGGTGCTCACCCGCGTGGCGAGCGGACAGTGGTCGATCCAGGAGTTCCAGGGCGACCACGGCTCAGTGCTCTTCCCCCTGCTGAGCGGCGACGGCAGCCGACTGGAGTACCTGAACGCCCAAGGCGTCACAGTTCGAACCCTGACACTCCAGGAAGGCCTTCCAGGCAACGTCGCCAACGTCCCGAACCACAACCTCACCGAATCCGCCCAGCTCTCACCCGACGGCCGCTACCTGGCCGAGTACGACGGCTCGGTGATCGCCGTCTTCGACCTCCAAGCCGACGGCAAGCGCATCGGCTGGATGGACATCAAAGCCCACCTGTTCACCGGCTGGATCGGCGCCCACCAACTCGTGACCGGCGTCGACCGGAGCGAACCGTCGACGTCAGGCTCCCGCGACGACCCAGCCCCCCAGACCGGCCACAGCCCCGTGTACTCGATCCTGACCCCGGACCTGAAGGTCGTACAGCAGGCGACCTTCGTCCTCCCCGGCGACCCGCGCGGCACATGCGCGACATGGCCCATGTCCTGGGCGCCGACAGGGCAGTTCCCGGGGGCGTTCGTGCCGTGA
- a CDS encoding SigE family RNA polymerase sigma factor: MDIDDEQRFREFVGARSKALLQTAYLLTGDWEHGRDLVQSALAGVARRWSQLADPSQAEAYARKAIYHAHVDRTRLMSWRRERTTASPPDTAAARSDPADLVASRRDLIAALRQLPRGQRAVVVLRYFEDRTDEDIAEVLGISTGTVRSQHHKALKALRVSASIAVDDGEQDIAKDLKKDTALNTVKEEAAW; encoded by the coding sequence TTGGACATCGATGACGAACAGCGCTTCCGGGAGTTCGTCGGCGCCCGGTCGAAAGCGCTGCTGCAGACCGCGTATCTGCTGACCGGCGACTGGGAGCATGGTCGTGACCTGGTGCAGAGCGCGCTCGCGGGGGTGGCGCGCAGATGGAGCCAGCTGGCCGATCCCAGTCAAGCCGAGGCCTATGCCCGCAAGGCGATCTACCACGCGCACGTCGACCGCACGCGGCTGATGTCGTGGCGGCGGGAGCGGACGACGGCTTCACCGCCGGACACGGCCGCCGCGCGGTCGGACCCGGCGGACCTCGTCGCCTCGCGGCGGGACCTGATCGCGGCGCTGCGGCAGCTGCCGAGGGGGCAGCGTGCGGTGGTCGTGCTGCGGTACTTCGAGGACCGGACCGACGAGGACATCGCTGAGGTGCTGGGGATCTCGACCGGGACCGTGCGCAGCCAGCATCACAAGGCGTTGAAGGCGCTGCGCGTCAGCGCGAGCATCGCGGTGGACGACGGCGAGCAGGACATCGCGAAGGACCTTAAGAAGGACACAGCACTGAACACAGTGAAGGAGGAGGCGGCATGGTGA
- a CDS encoding nuclear transport factor 2 family protein has product MSTTQQLVLRYFTALAEGDQQTIRDCWAEDGSVWYGGDLPISGTWQGRDQVIDGFLATAFAHLDPEQEIGVKVTNVFGEGEQVLVEWDSWATGKTGRPYHEKNIGVFVVRDGKIVAMREYADTQHWERALVAP; this is encoded by the coding sequence ATGTCCACCACCCAGCAGCTCGTCCTCCGCTACTTCACCGCCCTCGCCGAAGGCGACCAGCAGACCATCCGCGACTGCTGGGCCGAGGACGGCTCCGTCTGGTACGGCGGCGACCTCCCGATCTCGGGGACCTGGCAGGGCCGCGACCAAGTCATCGACGGCTTCTTGGCGACAGCCTTCGCGCACCTGGACCCCGAGCAGGAGATCGGCGTGAAGGTCACCAACGTCTTCGGCGAGGGCGAGCAAGTCCTGGTCGAATGGGACTCCTGGGCGACCGGCAAGACCGGACGTCCGTACCACGAGAAGAACATCGGCGTGTTCGTCGTCCGGGACGGCAAGATCGTCGCCATGCGGGAGTACGCCGACACGCAGCACTGGGAGCGTGCGCTGGTCGCGCCGTGA
- a CDS encoding rhomboid-like protein: protein MATDSGPRAAARAYPRRNPMTFAYLLIILAGLLFLTKALTGSQADHLKIAISTNPHNMAHKPLTVLLASPLFTATDSGPLSHLLIIAGGVGICMAALERHIGAPRTAALFLLANTLATATATSIAAAAIHSGRYPAKWWNGYDYGISYGVLATAAAVTPLVPRATRWLWAAGVFAYPFVSAQWFGLLPNFATIGHETAAAFGLGAGFFLLRRGAAAHSAPMPSTTPTPDAATPPPAPSA, encoded by the coding sequence ATGGCGACCGACTCCGGCCCGCGCGCCGCGGCGCGCGCCTACCCCCGCCGCAACCCGATGACGTTCGCCTACCTGCTGATCATCCTGGCCGGTCTGCTGTTCCTGACGAAAGCCCTGACCGGCTCCCAGGCGGACCACCTGAAGATCGCCATCAGCACCAACCCGCACAACATGGCCCACAAACCGCTGACGGTCCTGCTCGCCAGCCCGCTCTTCACAGCCACGGACAGCGGCCCACTCTCCCACCTCTTGATCATCGCAGGCGGCGTCGGAATCTGCATGGCAGCACTGGAGCGCCACATCGGCGCCCCCCGCACCGCCGCCCTGTTCCTCCTCGCCAACACCCTCGCCACCGCCACCGCCACCAGCATCGCCGCCGCCGCAATCCACTCCGGCCGCTACCCCGCAAAGTGGTGGAACGGCTACGACTACGGAATCAGCTACGGAGTACTCGCCACCGCGGCAGCGGTGACACCACTGGTACCGCGCGCGACACGATGGCTGTGGGCGGCGGGCGTGTTCGCGTACCCATTCGTCAGCGCCCAGTGGTTCGGCCTCCTGCCGAACTTCGCGACGATCGGCCACGAGACGGCGGCGGCCTTCGGGCTCGGCGCCGGCTTTTTCTTGCTGCGGCGCGGTGCTGCTGCTCACTCGGCACCAATGCCGAGCACCACCCCTACGCCGGACGCCGCAACGCCACCGCCAGCACCGTCGGCTTGA
- a CDS encoding peptidase inhibitor family I36 protein codes for MTIPLYKRAALGAAAVLAVTTVTTGAITGTAQAATSGARWTENLSHTQSSDFNVAWTGRALTVKDGRVHASTSQDTRGYGLDVLPEHSLATPANEVAVTVTAARPAGSDAQVDVRGLGLNGIWTQWIPAAATGSTSLSESVTTVQARITLRDSAQGAAPTISNLILSADNGAAADAAPNLAPASVSYQVYATREGLVGGTTANGHVIQSNDHFVALPSGTALSPNGSGSYSVQVCGPSRCETAPVWDVGPWNTRDNYWDASRAEFTNLPQGEPEAQAAYQSGYNGGLDQFGRHVSNPAGIDLADGTFYNVGLNNNGWVTVTYLWTGGGGSGPSVTGMGQCATSSAADCWNTAAGNGSDCHSGHFCIYTGTNYSGKVFSFYHCKYNGGDWALQNWLSAGSYINDNSGGTDAYTKDQNHNVITATAPGSRSTNYNFNPVYFVQAC; via the coding sequence ATGACAATCCCTCTGTACAAGAGAGCTGCTCTGGGCGCCGCAGCAGTGCTTGCCGTGACGACCGTGACCACGGGTGCGATCACCGGTACGGCGCAGGCGGCGACGAGCGGGGCTCGGTGGACCGAGAACCTGTCGCACACGCAGTCTTCCGACTTCAACGTCGCGTGGACGGGCAGGGCGCTCACGGTCAAGGACGGCCGCGTGCACGCCTCGACGTCCCAGGACACGCGGGGCTACGGGCTGGACGTCCTGCCCGAGCACAGCCTCGCCACGCCGGCGAACGAGGTCGCCGTGACGGTGACCGCCGCGCGGCCCGCCGGTTCGGACGCGCAGGTGGACGTCCGCGGTCTCGGGCTGAATGGCATATGGACGCAATGGATTCCGGCCGCGGCCACGGGTTCGACGAGCCTGTCGGAATCGGTGACCACCGTGCAGGCGCGCATCACGTTGCGCGACAGCGCGCAGGGCGCCGCACCGACCATCAGTAATCTGATATTGAGCGCCGACAACGGCGCGGCTGCCGACGCCGCACCGAACCTCGCGCCCGCGTCAGTCTCCTACCAGGTGTACGCCACGCGCGAGGGCCTCGTCGGCGGCACGACCGCGAACGGCCACGTCATCCAGTCCAACGACCACTTCGTCGCGCTGCCGTCGGGCACGGCGCTGTCGCCGAACGGCAGCGGCAGCTACTCGGTCCAGGTCTGCGGTCCGAGCCGGTGTGAGACGGCACCGGTGTGGGACGTCGGTCCGTGGAACACGCGTGACAACTACTGGGACGCGAGCCGCGCGGAGTTCACCAACCTGCCGCAGGGCGAGCCCGAGGCGCAGGCGGCGTATCAGAGCGGATACAACGGCGGCTTGGACCAGTTCGGCCGGCACGTCTCCAACCCGGCGGGCATCGACCTCGCCGACGGCACGTTCTACAACGTCGGCTTGAACAACAACGGCTGGGTCACCGTCACCTACCTGTGGACCGGCGGCGGGGGCAGCGGCCCGTCGGTCACCGGCATGGGGCAGTGCGCCACCTCCTCGGCGGCGGACTGCTGGAACACCGCGGCCGGCAACGGCTCGGACTGCCACAGCGGCCACTTCTGCATTTACACCGGCACCAACTACAGCGGCAAGGTGTTCTCCTTCTACCACTGCAAGTACAACGGCGGTGACTGGGCTTTGCAGAACTGGCTGTCGGCGGGTTCTTACATCAACGACAACTCCGGCGGGACGGACGCCTACACCAAGGACCAGAACCACAACGTCATCACGGCGACCGCGCCGGGGAGCAGAAGCACCAACTACAACTTCAACCCGGTCTACTTCGTCCAGGCATGCTGA
- a CDS encoding ATP-binding protein: MTRFVGRRRELAALNQVLSQVSASESTGPAGRCLVLRGRRRIGKSALVEEFAQSAGVPHVYYTAEIGIGEEPLAEFVRAVGGSDLPDADVFGDATPGNWAAAFRQLAGILPDDRPSVVVLDEVPYLMDEQGAFESVLQRAWDRELSRKPVLLLLIGSDLSMMEALTSYGRPFHQRGTELPIGPLNPADVAAMTGLGDADAFDAALITGGLPVICARWRTGEDMWSFLTRELADPFSPLTASAQLSLAAEFPDQAQARAVLAAIGSGERTFTNIARTAGGIAHSTLTRATEVLTDKRMVAAELPVSLAPSKERRYRITDSYLRFWFRFLAPHLPEIDRMRSDLTLERIRTGWPSWRGRAVEPLVRESLARLLPASGLPAAPVVGGYWTRSNDVEIDIVGADRAPVAHRLLFLGSVKWLENTPFDARDLVALQRHRDRVTADPVPLLAVSRTGATAQGLDAVFGPGDLLAPWQG, translated from the coding sequence GTGACTCGTTTCGTCGGCAGAAGACGCGAGCTGGCTGCCCTGAACCAGGTCCTCTCCCAGGTCAGCGCCAGTGAAAGCACGGGACCCGCGGGCCGCTGCCTGGTCCTGCGCGGACGCCGCCGCATCGGCAAATCGGCACTGGTCGAGGAGTTCGCCCAAAGCGCCGGGGTCCCCCACGTCTACTACACCGCGGAAATCGGCATCGGCGAGGAACCGCTCGCCGAGTTCGTGCGCGCGGTCGGCGGCTCCGACCTACCGGACGCGGACGTCTTCGGCGACGCCACGCCCGGCAACTGGGCCGCGGCATTCCGGCAGCTGGCCGGGATCCTGCCCGACGACCGGCCGTCGGTCGTGGTGCTCGACGAGGTCCCGTATCTGATGGACGAGCAGGGCGCCTTCGAGAGCGTCCTGCAGCGCGCATGGGACCGCGAGCTGTCCCGCAAGCCGGTGCTCCTGCTGCTCATCGGCTCGGACCTGTCGATGATGGAAGCCCTCACCTCCTACGGCCGCCCCTTCCACCAGCGCGGCACCGAGCTGCCGATCGGACCGCTCAACCCCGCCGACGTCGCCGCGATGACCGGGCTCGGCGACGCAGACGCCTTCGACGCCGCCCTGATCACCGGCGGGCTGCCCGTGATCTGTGCACGCTGGCGGACCGGCGAGGACATGTGGTCGTTCCTCACTCGAGAGCTGGCCGATCCGTTCAGCCCGCTCACCGCCTCCGCTCAGCTCTCGCTCGCTGCCGAGTTCCCAGACCAGGCGCAGGCGCGCGCCGTCCTGGCCGCCATCGGCTCCGGCGAGCGCACCTTCACGAACATCGCACGCACCGCCGGCGGCATCGCGCACTCGACGCTGACCCGCGCCACCGAAGTGCTGACGGACAAGCGCATGGTCGCCGCCGAGCTGCCGGTATCCCTGGCGCCGTCGAAAGAACGGCGCTACCGCATCACCGACTCCTACCTCCGCTTCTGGTTCCGCTTCCTGGCTCCACACCTGCCCGAAATCGACCGTATGCGCTCGGATCTCACCCTGGAGCGCATCCGCACCGGCTGGCCGAGCTGGCGCGGCCGCGCCGTCGAACCGCTGGTCCGCGAGAGCCTGGCACGCCTGCTGCCCGCCTCGGGACTGCCCGCGGCACCGGTCGTCGGCGGCTACTGGACGCGCAGCAACGACGTCGAGATCGACATCGTCGGCGCCGACCGCGCTCCCGTCGCCCACCGCCTGCTGTTCCTCGGCTCCGTCAAATGGCTGGAGAACACGCCCTTCGACGCCCGCGATCTCGTTGCCCTGCAACGGCATCGCGACCGCGTCACCGCCGATCCGGTGCCGCTGCTCGCGGTGTCGCGGACGGGAGCGACGGCTCAGGGCCTTGATGCGGTGTTCGGACCAGGGGATCTGCTGGCGCCTTGGCAGGGCTGA
- a CDS encoding helix-turn-helix domain-containing protein: MLEAFGVSSAAEKLYLHLLREPDLRIEAISGELGWPEDEVRAALDELSGLALLRTSPAHPRTLRPVAPDVGLESLLTTLQADLVARQHQMESGRAALAMLTAEYADLHRRGDRTVTEELVGVEEVRTRLKTLSAQAQTEVIALVPDPIQRPDTLAASKPLDAALLGRGVAMRTIYLNSIRNDPASIAYTDWLAGVGGQVRTAPTVPLRLIVFDRTTALVPLDPRDTSAGATVLTGIGVVSAMCALFEQIWATANPLGLPNPPDTQGLGPEEREILRMLANGETDEHIARRLGVSTRTVGRKASELMRRLGTRSRFQMGVRASELGWLDPPQEPLDDDLDGSACLRPAVRAVESRYCDHPVGLRHY, from the coding sequence ATGCTCGAAGCCTTCGGGGTCTCGTCGGCGGCGGAGAAGCTCTACCTGCATCTGCTGCGCGAGCCGGACCTCCGGATCGAGGCCATCAGCGGGGAGCTGGGCTGGCCCGAGGACGAGGTGCGCGCCGCGCTCGACGAGCTGTCCGGCCTCGCTCTCCTACGTACCTCTCCAGCGCATCCACGTACTCTGCGACCCGTGGCGCCGGACGTCGGCCTGGAATCGCTGCTGACCACGCTCCAAGCCGACCTCGTTGCACGGCAACACCAAATGGAGAGCGGACGCGCCGCCCTGGCGATGCTCACCGCCGAGTACGCCGATCTCCACCGCCGCGGCGATCGCACGGTGACGGAAGAACTCGTCGGGGTCGAAGAGGTACGGACACGGCTGAAAACACTGTCCGCACAAGCCCAAACCGAAGTCATCGCCCTCGTCCCGGACCCGATCCAGCGCCCTGACACGCTCGCCGCCAGCAAGCCCTTGGACGCGGCACTGCTCGGACGCGGCGTCGCGATGCGCACCATCTACCTGAACAGCATCCGCAACGACCCGGCGAGCATCGCCTACACCGACTGGCTCGCCGGCGTCGGCGGGCAGGTCCGCACGGCGCCAACCGTCCCGCTGCGCCTGATCGTCTTCGACCGCACGACCGCCTTGGTCCCGCTCGATCCCAGGGACACCTCCGCCGGTGCCACCGTCCTCACCGGAATCGGCGTGGTCTCCGCGATGTGCGCGCTCTTCGAGCAGATCTGGGCCACCGCCAACCCACTGGGACTGCCCAATCCGCCGGACACACAAGGGCTCGGGCCAGAGGAGCGCGAGATCCTGCGCATGCTGGCCAACGGCGAGACCGACGAGCACATCGCACGCCGCCTCGGGGTCTCCACGCGGACGGTCGGGCGAAAGGCCTCCGAACTCATGCGGCGTCTCGGTACCCGCAGCCGTTTCCAGATGGGTGTGCGCGCCAGCGAACTCGGGTGGCTCGACCCGCCACAAGAGCCTCTCGACGACGATCTGGATGGCAGTGCCTGCCTACGTCCGGCCGTGCGCGCTGTCGAATCAAGGTACTGCGATCATCCCGTGGGACTGCGACACTACTGA
- a CDS encoding class I SAM-dependent methyltransferase produces MPTDTSYHGDLGDFFAGTGQQHPTNAYIDRPAMLELIGDVAGRDVLDAGCGPGFYAAAMADRGARVTAIDGSAEMVRIAARAAGERGTFARHDLELPLPFADASFDLAVMALVYHHLYARGQVLAELRRVVRPGGRLLVSTTHPMSEQRWLGGSYYQGGRVDAPIGGPGSGYTISFERMTVETFVNEMLDGGFVLERLVEPRPSVALRDVDPEKFAQLDVKPTVLAVALRRPA; encoded by the coding sequence ATGCCTACCGACACCTCGTACCACGGCGACCTCGGCGACTTCTTCGCCGGGACCGGCCAGCAGCATCCGACCAATGCCTATATCGATCGGCCGGCGATGCTCGAGCTGATCGGGGATGTGGCGGGGCGGGATGTGCTCGACGCGGGGTGCGGGCCGGGGTTCTATGCCGCGGCGATGGCGGATCGGGGCGCCAGGGTGACGGCGATCGACGGCAGTGCGGAGATGGTGCGGATCGCGGCGCGGGCGGCGGGGGAGCGGGGGACGTTCGCGCGGCATGATCTGGAGCTGCCGTTGCCGTTCGCGGATGCTTCGTTCGACCTGGCGGTGATGGCTTTGGTGTACCACCACCTGTACGCGCGGGGGCAGGTGTTGGCGGAGCTGCGGCGGGTGGTGCGGCCGGGTGGGCGGTTGCTGGTCTCCACGACGCATCCGATGAGTGAGCAGCGGTGGCTGGGCGGTTCGTACTACCAGGGTGGGCGCGTGGACGCGCCGATCGGCGGGCCCGGGAGCGGCTACACGATCAGCTTCGAGCGGATGACGGTCGAGACGTTCGTGAACGAGATGCTGGACGGCGGGTTCGTGCTGGAGCGGTTGGTGGAGCCGCGGCCGTCGGTGGCTTTGCGGGACGTCGATCCGGAGAAGTTCGCGCAGCTCGACGTCAAGCCGACGGTGCTGGCGGTGGCGTTGCGGCGTCCGGCGTAG
- a CDS encoding ATP-dependent DNA ligase → MRLHDVATTSAAVAETSARSAKIALLAERLRTATPEEVAVAVHYLSGELPQRQIGVGWATLRELPAPADDSGGSNSSDGSDGSASTAGLEVAEVDRILEEIGKTTGAGSQARRRDLLTALFARATAEEQAFLRRLLTGELRQGALDGVMADAVAKAADVPAAEVRRAAMFGGDLAAAAQTALRAGVPGLREVGLVVGRPIQPMLAGTAEDVPTALAKASPAALEWKLDGIRVQIHRDGDRVQVFTRSLDDITERLPEAVALARSLQVTSAVLDGEALALAADGRPRPFQETASRTGSRRDVERMREQIPLTVFLFDLLHLDGRDLVDLPSRERSDLLASIAPPAAVAPRLVTDDADAAEAFAKDALDRGHEGVVVKSLDALYSAGRRGSGWLKVKPVHTLDLVVLAAEWGHGRRRGWLSNLHLAARDPETGGFVMLGKTFKGMTDELLTWQTERLRALQTSADDFAVHVRPELVVEVAFDGVQRSSRYPGGVTLRFARVVRYREDKRAEDADTIDAVRAIGQGQEQA, encoded by the coding sequence ATGCGCTTGCACGATGTGGCGACCACCTCCGCCGCGGTCGCCGAGACCTCGGCCCGCTCGGCCAAGATCGCCCTGCTGGCCGAGCGGCTCCGCACGGCGACGCCGGAGGAGGTGGCGGTCGCCGTCCACTATCTCTCCGGCGAGCTGCCCCAGCGGCAGATCGGCGTCGGCTGGGCGACACTGCGCGAGCTGCCCGCGCCGGCTGACGACTCCGGTGGCTCCAACAGTTCCGACGGCTCCGACGGCTCCGCCAGCACCGCCGGACTGGAAGTCGCCGAGGTCGACCGGATCCTGGAAGAGATCGGCAAGACCACCGGCGCCGGCTCGCAGGCCCGCCGCCGCGATCTGCTGACCGCGCTGTTCGCCCGCGCCACCGCCGAGGAGCAAGCCTTCCTGCGCCGGCTGCTCACCGGCGAGCTGCGCCAGGGCGCGCTGGACGGCGTCATGGCCGACGCGGTCGCGAAAGCCGCCGACGTCCCGGCCGCCGAGGTGCGCCGGGCGGCGATGTTCGGCGGCGACCTGGCAGCAGCGGCGCAGACCGCGCTGCGGGCCGGCGTGCCGGGGCTGCGCGAGGTCGGTCTGGTGGTCGGGCGCCCGATCCAGCCGATGCTGGCCGGGACGGCAGAGGACGTCCCCACCGCGCTGGCGAAGGCTTCACCGGCGGCGCTGGAATGGAAGCTCGACGGAATCAGGGTCCAGATCCACCGCGACGGCGACCGCGTCCAGGTCTTCACCCGCAGCCTGGACGACATCACCGAGCGCCTGCCGGAGGCGGTCGCCCTGGCACGCTCGCTCCAGGTCACCTCCGCGGTCCTCGACGGCGAGGCGCTGGCCCTGGCCGCCGACGGCCGTCCGCGGCCGTTCCAGGAGACCGCGAGCCGCACCGGCAGCCGCCGCGACGTGGAGCGGATGCGCGAGCAGATCCCGCTGACCGTCTTCCTGTTCGACCTGCTGCACCTCGACGGCCGCGACCTGGTCGACCTGCCCTCCCGGGAACGCTCGGACCTGCTCGCCTCGATCGCCCCGCCGGCTGCCGTGGCGCCGCGCCTGGTCACCGACGACGCCGACGCGGCGGAGGCGTTCGCGAAAGACGCGCTGGACCGCGGGCACGAAGGCGTGGTCGTGAAATCTCTCGACGCGCTCTACAGCGCGGGCCGCCGCGGATCGGGATGGCTGAAGGTCAAGCCGGTCCACACCCTCGATCTGGTGGTCCTCGCCGCCGAGTGGGGACACGGCCGGCGCCGCGGCTGGCTCAGCAACCTGCATCTGGCCGCGCGCGACCCCGAGACCGGCGGGTTCGTCATGCTCGGCAAGACGTTCAAGGGCATGACCGACGAACTCCTCACCTGGCAGACCGAGCGCCTGCGCGCGTTGCAGACCTCTGCCGACGATTTCGCCGTGCACGTACGGCCCGAGTTGGTCGTCGAGGTGGCGTTCGACGGCGTGCAGCGCAGTTCGCGCTATCCCGGCGGCGTCACGCTGCGGTTCGCGCGCGTGGTCCGGTATCGCGAAGACAAGCGCGCTGAGGACGCCGATACGATCGATGCGGTGCGAGCTATCGGGCAGGGGCAGGAGCAGGCTTAG